A genomic window from Labeo rohita strain BAU-BD-2019 chromosome 6, IGBB_LRoh.1.0, whole genome shotgun sequence includes:
- the h6pd gene encoding GDH/6PGL endoplasmic bifunctional protein: protein MLRIKWELLLMAVICWQRVHTDNHEAKKSLGHVTVVVVGGTGDLARKYLWQGFFQLYSDQVGKGHTFSFYGGGLSPTEKGTSVLFEILKELACPLELSAERCALVKDQFLHLSKYHQLKTSEDYEKLNQQIKQQLEQEGMVEAGRLFYLSVPAFAYADIAEKINNTSRPPSDAWLRVVLEKPFGHDLYSAQALDKKLSGQLKEEEMYRIDHYLGKQVVSKILPFRKENKKLLDPIWNKHHIERIEIVLKETLDAKGRIQFYDQYGVIRDVIQNHLTEVMTLMLMNFPANLSNSKEILQNKLNFLASLQYADNSNAVVGQYQAYNGEVQEELNKTKDHFSMTPTFAGVVIHVDSTQYEGIPIFMTSGKALDERVSYARVLFKSDVFCVQDPNNVQCKSKQIVFYLGHGNLQYPAILVSKNLFKPELVNSGDWKEVTEYKDINVLGLSLSDYYIQSPVTPREAYCELISHVFFGRKDNFISAEGLLASWAFWTPLLESLSQVFPRVYPGGVANGNLLNFQLRGHEVAYSHEAVVNVINPGAEDNFQVMQGKYRSSEMISAWAQELVERLASDLLLAAEEAIREEGQFHLALSGGSSPVALLRALAINLYTFPWRNTHIWQVDERCVPHTESGSNFRSIHDLLLQHIRIPYFNIHPMPVHLTQRLCVEEDGGPTLYEKEITKHINGSSFHYILLGVGQDGHTASLFQDTKLENDDERLVILTESPIKPHQRMSLTFTAINKARRVGVLIMGKNKHELVSQLSRIKGESPKYPITKVQPKSGTLIWYIDYDALLG, encoded by the exons ATGCTGAGGATAAAATGGGAGCTGCTGCTAATGGCCGTCATATGCTGGCAGAGAGTCCACACAGATAATCATGAGGCTAAGAAGAGTCTTGGGCATGTGACTGTGGTAGTTGTGGGTGGGACAGGTGACCTGGCCAGGAAGTACTTGTGGCAAGGCTTTTTCCAGCTCTACTCTGACCAAGTAGGCAAAGGACACACCTTCTCATTTTATGGTGGGGGCCTTTCGCCGACCGAGAAGGGGACGTCGGTGCTGTTCGAGATTTTGAAGGAGCTGGCTTGCCCTCTGGAGCTCTCTGCAGAGCGCTGTGCTTTGGTCAAAGACCAGTTCCTGCATCTTTCCAAGTATCACCAGCTGAAGACTTCTGAGGACTACGAGAAGCTCAACCAGCAGATCAAACAGCAGCTAGAACAGGAGGGTATGGTCGAAGCAGGGAGGCTTTTCTACCTCTCTGTTCCTGCTTTCGCATACGCAGACATTGCCGAGAAGATCAACAACACTAGCCGCCCACCGTCTGACGCATGGCTGAGGGTGGTACTGGAGAAGCCATTTGGTCATGACCTTTATAGCGCTCAGGCCCTTGACAAAAAACTGTCAGGTCAGCTGAAAGAAGAGGAGATGTACAGGATTGATCACTATTTAGGAAAGCAG GTTGTTTCTAAAATACTGCCATTTAGAAAAGAGAATAAGAAACTTCTGGACCCTATCTGGAACAAGCACCATATTGAAAGAATAGAAATTGTATTGAAGGAAACCCTGGATGCCAAAG GTCGAATCCAGTTTTATGATCAATATGGTGTCATTAGAGATGTGATCCAAAACCACCTCACAGAGGTCATGACTCTTATGTTGATGAACTTTCCTGCAAACCTGTCCAACAGCAAGGAGATACTGCAAAACAAGCTTAATTTCTTGGCTTCCCTTCAATATGCAGATAACAGTAATGCGGTGGTAGGTCAATACCAAGCTTACAATGGAGAGGTTCAGGAAgagctaaataaaacaaaggacCACTTCAGCATGACCCCCACATTTGCAG GTGTGGTCATTCATGTTGACAGTACGCAATATGAGGGTATCCCCATATTTATGACCTCAGGTAAGGCACTTGACGAACGGGTTTCTTACGCACGTGTACTTTTCAAAAGCGACGTATTTTGCGTCCAGGATCCCAACAATGTTCAATGCAAATCCAAACAGATTGTGTTTTATCTGGGTCATGGAAACCTGCAGTACCCTGCGATTCTTGTGAGCAAGAACCTGTTCAAGCCTGAACTGGTAAACAGCGGTGACTGGAAAGAGGTCACCGAATACAAAGACATAAACGTGCTGGGGTTATCACTTAGTGACTATTACATCCAGTCACCGGTCACACCCAGAGAGGCTTATTGCGAGCTGATCTCGCACGTCTTCTTTGGGCGCAAGGATAACTTTATTAGTGCTGAAGGACTCCTTGCTTCCTGGGCGTTTTGGACTCCCCTACTTGAAAGCCTGAGTCAGGTCTTTCCACGGGTGTATCCAGGTGGCGTAGCCAATGGAAACCTGCTGAACTTTCAGCTGCGGGGCCATGAGGTCGCCTATAGCCATGAAGCCGTGGTCAACGTGATCAACCCCGGTGCTGAGGACAACTTCCAGGTGATGCAAGGAAAGTACCGTAGTTCTGAAATGATATCTGCTTGGGCGCAGGAACTGGTGGAGCGCCTAGCTTCTGATCTTCTCCTTGCCGCCGAGGAGGCCATTCGTGAAGAAGGCCAGTTTCACCTGGCACTGTCTGGTGGCTCCAGCCCGGTGGCTCTGCTCCGTGCACTGGCCATTAACCTCTACACCTTTCCTTGGCGCAACACTCACATATGGCAAGTGGATGAGCGTTGTGTGCCACATACAGAATCAGGCTCAAACTTCCGGTCCATTCACGATCTCCTGCTTCAGCATATCCGCATACCCTACTTCAACATCCACCCCATGCCTGTGCATCTCACCCAACGGTTATGTGTGGAAGAGGACGGTGGTCCAACATTATATGAGAAGGAAATCACGAAACACATCAACGGCTCTAGCTTCCACTACATCCTGCTCGGCGTAGGCCAGGATGGCCACACTGCCTCGTTATTCCAAGACACCAAATTGGAAAATGACGATGAACGGTTGGTTATTCTGACAGAAAGCCCTATTAAACCACACCAGAGGATGAGTCTCACATTCACAGCTATCAATAAGGCTCGAAGGGTAGGTGTTTTAATTATGGGCAAGAACAAGCATGAACTTGTCAGTCAACTCAGCCGAATTAAGGGTGAATCACCCAAGTATCCCATTACCAAAGTACAGCCGAAGAGTGGCACTCTTATATGGTACATAGACTATGATGCATTGTTAGGATAA
- the LOC127166863 gene encoding uncharacterized protein LOC127166863 has protein sequence MLHHFLVHAAFQTSRWLPRDQRLKFQIVLFIFVVLFLAPQFYVLSRPKTSRYCEKPLLNNLIAFIVFSFVATGLAVALTLTDPVPKSIRVAFHLFGLFAFIQGLCTVILTLSAPQCAKTITELYIFSLVVSWACILSTAFFVVRGALCLVHRLFPHWLRDTCLGG, from the exons ATGCTTCACCACTTCTTAGTTCATGCAGCATTTCAGACCAGCAGGTGGCTTCCAAGAGATCAAAggttaaaatt TCAGATTGTTCTTTTCATCTTTGTGGTGCTTTTCCTGGCACCacagttttatgttttgtcAAG GCCAAAAACGTCTCGCTATTGTGAAAAGCCGCTGTTGAACAATCTCATAGCCTTCATTGTGTTCTCCTTTGTGGCAACAG GCTTAGCTGTAGCGCTTACACTCACTGACCCAGTTCCCAAGAGCATCAGGGTAGCTTTTCACCTATTTGGGCTGTTCGCATTTATCCAGGGACTCTGTACAGTCATTCTTACCCTGTCTGCACCTCAGTGT gcGAAGACCATCACAgaattgtatatattttctttgGTAGTCTCTTGGGCCTGCATACTCTCAACAG CTTTCTTTGTGGTCAGAGGAGCTCTTTGCCTGGTCCACAGACTGTTTCCTCATTGGTTAAGAGATACGTGCCTCGGGGGTTGA